In the genome of Parasteatoda tepidariorum isolate YZ-2023 chromosome 10, CAS_Ptep_4.0, whole genome shotgun sequence, the window agtaataatttttagacacactagcagtgttttcatcatagaaaaaaaatgggtgagaatttctcacccttccTCAAAAGCaaggtgagatttcaaaaagttaagtgagatttctaaaatctaaaaaaacacaaaaactctttaaaaaaattatttctttaattataataaNTTTcttttgtatgatttttaatttagaatttttatgtaccttaattcacttaattttacacattaatattattacacgCGAAGTTCAAATCATgcattaagtaataatttttagacacacttgttttaaatttgggCTCGCAGTGTTTGTGGCTATATCGTAAAATCATGAGGTattacaatcatttttttttacagttattgttatgaactttaaatttttttcttctttcaaatctctatattttgaaatgtaattttattaagataagCAAAATTCAAATCACGCATttgattattacttttttttcgttacCATGTCGTTTTTGCTACGTATTATGCAAGCGCGTGCTCtttacattgttctattcaacgtttccACAATTCAGTTTGGTGTATCTTTGGTCCACaacgtatgaaagcgccaatcattttacatgtttgatgaaatacttgcaagTCGGTATGTGCGTCTACTGACCTGCGTTCAGTGAGATTATTGccttctcatgtgcaactctgctgcattttgcaaggtGTTCTTAATTTCgaacttcattttccaccctctgaaatcaaaccaaaaaatctctcgatcatttTATAAGGGCTAATATAATCTAGAAAAGAGTTCTTtctcagaaactagttattttatcatgatcatgtaaagtctctgaaaattattttgcattttgttagtGTATATagtgctgaaaaatattttttaagtgcttaaaaagtacttaaaaggtgcttatttttcgtTTGAANtagttattttatcatgatcatgtaaagtctttgaaaattattttgcattttgttagtGTATAtagtgctaaaaatattttttaagtgcttaaaaagtacttaaaaggtgcttatttttcgtttgaatatttggctatgcaccctgttgaGGTTaattatcctttattttttttattgaataggtAACACATATTTTGATGTTTGTTTATCTTAAAGAACAAATATCCAGTAAGTCTATTTTCTTGACTTACTGAAGTCCCACCAATTTCGCAGTCCCATCAAGAGGATGGGACTTTCCTCTGTGTTACTATTTAAGttctaattatttatcaaattctaATTGTCATACTATTAATAATGATgcaagaaaatgatttttttccttaacttttGTAGATAGCTGATATCAAAAGAGCTAACAACCTTATGAGCGATCAAGATTTCTATGCGCTGAAACATCTAAAGATACCAGTGAAAAAATACAGCCTTCTCACAGAACTTCTCCCCGTCGCATCCGAGACCAAAGCCGAACCGTCCACCATCGTCGAGGAAGGCGACACGAGGACCATAAATATCGGTATAGGCTCTGCCGGACGCTGTCCCTCTCCTCAAGATACTGCCGCTTTCTTCAAGCGTATGGATGAGGATTTGGTAAAGATTATGTTAAGTACCAATTCTCAAAAAGATTCACTCGAAGCTGCAACTGTAATTTTAACTGCCCCACAAATTCAACCTCTTGTGAAAGATCCTTACGACTGTGGTATTCAATGGAattatttgatagtttttattatagTGATTGCTGTAATCATTCCTACTCTTATTGCTTTGTACATGTATATGCGATCGCCTCACGATTACTCTTCCAATGCTCCGAATGAAGATTTTCATTCAGACTCTAAATTAGGTATTGAAACTGGGAGCTAATGAAAAAGTTATCTATCAAGTCATTTAAAttctaaagattttatatagGGTTGCTACTCCACAGGgaggaaaatacagggaatgcagagaattttgagtttttcttcaGAAACTGGGAAATACAGAGaatttagtttcttatttttgtcttttacgAAATGGTAACCACTCAAAGTGCAATggattattttatcaataattaaggTCGAATATTTAAggattttaatgcaatatttaaggatgatatttcagctatattaaGCTGGTTCATTTACTATAgcgttatttgttttaagtatgttcaCTGGTTCCTTTTGTTCTCTTTTTCCAGcaattgaaactaataaatatagttatctCAATACAGCTCATACAAAAGCACAGGGGTTGtgtttttcctcttaatatCTTTAGTATTATATGTacggggaattttttttttccggatttGAGTGGCAATCCTGTTATAGCTGaacttaagattttataaaattttataaattttgccacCAATACATATCCAAAAATTCTTCCATCCTATTTTTCCcctatttattttctgttaagagttgtttttcttttttttttaaaaaaaaatttaggtttgTTTGATTCAGATCAAGCTGATTTGATTTAAGTCAAATAACCATTGCATGAACCATATCGTGAATCTATTAGTTAAAGAGAttaattctatatatttatttaaagggcATTATGAAGAGTAAAAATAACCTGTTCTAGTTCCTGGTCATAACTTATGTAggaatgttaataatattttttaaaataaatttttaagttatttttatcttaaaattttatttttaatgataattcgaaaattaaattatttttttttatcaatggagttctataattaattcatattgaTAGCTTATAACTTtagttataataatagtttatgtcacatatgttatattttagtactttatttatgttatgttgttaatcttaaaaaaaaaattaaagtggcaataatattttttaataaattttctatcttaCTCATCTTTAGATGAAACGGtattatttgatgatagttgGAAAATTAAGAATGGAGAATATGCCATTCTAAATGCTCTGTCACAAAACCTTTGAAAAACCGGTTATGTTagttaaaacaatattgaaaaagtCAGAAATCCActtaaaaaattcgcaaaaacgtccaatttaagagttaaaagcaattaaaaattgtgaagaTATCATGTAACTCGAAACAAGGCGTGGTTTCATGTGACGTCACTCTACacgaaacatttctttattttcactcatcttgtttctttttttcttttttttttaagttgtaattTATGTGATACAAAacagattttatataaaaaaaatattttaagaactatggattgtaattagttattattaaatatatctaaaattggaatagtactaaaaataaataataaatttatttcatatttcaaactatatttcttcattaaaatcattttatagaaatatataatgcatGTAAATGCATGATCCAAATTTATTGAGAATCGAATGGAAGTTGTGATGTTGTCAATTGAAAAACAGGGGAAAATGAGCTAATTTTattactcttaattttaaagtaactagttgaaaaagaaatgaaaattttgctgCAACTTGATATAACAATAATACTTCttcttatttaatactttatttattctcagctataaaaaaaaaattatgattattggaaaattaaggtagataattattttctgtagAATTCTAGATTTGGTATGGTATAGATAAATTACAACTTAATTTATGGtgatatcttattttaaaaatgtcctaTTTCTGTACTTTATTcatgtaatattattaattatataacaaaGAGTTCATGTTTAACTATTAAAGTTTCATGTCTTTATTCCATTCTGTTACGGAAATGTCAatttatttgtctattttttttaatgatttgtagttaaaaattttgtttcatgtcatgataaataaggaaaaagatatttttaaggattCGCATTCTATAACTTGCTATGATAAGTTATTGAAATGCTGAATTTTATTTGCTGTTCTTCCATAGTGTTATTGTTAAGAATGTTCTTCCTAAACTTCAGGTCATAACTTCATTCGTGAATAcaaatttgacaaataaatttttttttctttaaatttaattttctcattttttgcaaccaaaacgtatttaaaaactttgatattGATGATTCTGACAGTTTTTAAATGGAccaaattttctgaaaagcaAAGAAgaatactttatttcaagtaaattttacaTCAACATGTGCTTGTTgttgatgaatttttatattcaacttccttttacattaaatgttttcaaatatatctttaataaaagtttgataTGTAGATTAATAGACTTGCTATTCATCACATTAAcaatcaataattcaaaaattaattttattagaacaGTGCAgaaagggaggaaaaaaaactggtcaaaacttttaatcttaaatagtgataaatatttaattaaacttcagttatttgaaataataatgtaCAGTTATTTGTAGTAATAACGTATTGTATAGTTTATAAAACCATTCTAAATCACTGAACTgtctaaaaattgttatttaaacaatttattagttaaataaaattgttattttaaaaattgatatctgaaacaaatttttttttttatcagtcattattattattgctaatttagttttagtcataaagcaattttctatttacattattttagaaagaacCAGAAACAATTctctaataaaacaaatgatttaaattcaaatttttttcagatgctGTTTTATAGCAGAAAATTTATGGACCAATAGTTCTATTACATTGATTAAAGCAGTGCTAGCAGCCattctataattcttattatttagagaaaaaaatgtccTAGTTtgctttattacaattattattgttatattttaaattaaacgttTTACCCCtctgttcattaattttaagaaagttggaaacattaattttaatttcaatatgacTTTCTTTGTCCAATTATTCAATGTCTCTCATTTAACAAGACTTAATAtaaggtttttattattaaaaacaatgtcaAATCCCACCaagcttttcataaaaaatgtaataatttctttataaatttaattgaatttcaatattgtcaatttatatttaaatgcaaataattctatttcttttgagattaatttaaaatgccctactgatattttttaccttactcttttattataaaactcaaGTTCTATTGTGTTAAATGATCTAGgttaaattcaatgtttttttttttttttttagctattaacGTAGTATATGAATAAGCATGTATGtgagcaaaatattaattttggttttctcaaataatttaaaaaagagtataatttttgtgTGTTATAAATAACTCGTAGCACAGAAAAGTTCATTGAATCATATgtaagaatgattttttattaataccgCATGTAAATTTGATTACTTCAACTTCTGTTCAAAGTATTCCTAAAATACGACCAGCTTCTTTCGAGGTCAGACAGTGTGAAGTTAATCTTGTTTACTATGGGCATGCTCgttgaatataattttgtttttaattgaactCAATTTCTGTTCTATGAATTgtgaaatgtatgtttttttttctctatccaGAGAGAATTGAACTTCGGAGCTGTTTCTTAATGCTAAAATTAGGTATATGTGTAAGCCtatttgctttgattttttaaagatatatatctatattttatctataaaatgtGTTTACAAATTGTGAACAAAGATTGTATGTTCCTACATAggtgaaaatattcaaatgcattttgttaatgctttcttgaatgaaatattgtatttgGTTTGCTTAAGTgcatgaacatttttttctctttgtttttcttttataatgttttagtggatattattctattaaaacaatttaatttgcattgaCTCTTATAAACATCTTCAAAAGATTAGTGCagtaaaaatactattatacAATCATCATTGCCTGATGTACAATAAAATctcaaatactttatttttactctctttagaagaaataaaattacgttaaaTAGAAAACTGTCGAAAATTAATGATGCTAGAgaaagtcaaaaaataaattaataatgtagtGTTATgtttaatttgacaaaaatattaattttaatattcctttttttgcttattatcaTCTttaaacagggttgccactccacagggaaaacctggaaaatacagggaatttaaaaatctcctGAAATAACAGggaatttagatttttctttaattcccTGATTTTTGAATCTTTATTCCCTGAATCTTATTCCCTGATTTTTGATTCCCTGATTCTttaattccctgattttttctttaattccctgatttttgaatttagatttttctggaaaaaatacagggtattttgtttttttatattcttttaaaaaatggtgacctcTCGAAAGGCAATTTATGGGatatttaagaaagatatttcagctatactaaactatttcatttactatagcattatttaagtatgctCAGCTGTTCCTTTTTTACTCTAACTTTTTCCTgcaattaaaactagtatagtCAGGGTTGCCACTACACAGGGAGAATAGGGAAACCCTGCATTAGGGAATTTGAAAATCACCAAAAttaacagggaaaatgcagggaattttgagtttttctttacaaactagGAAAATTCAGGgaactttgttttttattttcgttttaaaaaaaaaagtggtgtaCACTCAAATAGCagtctatgggatatttaaggatgatattttaGCTATACTAAAcattcatttactatagcattatttaagtatctccaactgttcctttttttttctcataagttTTTCCAGcagttaaaagtaataaatatagttagcccaatgTAGCTCACACAAGAGCCCAGTAATTGTTGTGTTTCCTTTTAATACATTGCGTATAATAcatacagggaaaacacagggaatttttttcttcttccagatttgagtggcaaccctgttaaatgatattataatagttttttaactttagttttataataactatttctactcccataaattataaatttcttatataaaGCTAATTTATTTAGCAGCTTATCTTCATAGACTGCTATACAAACCCGTAAATGTTGAGTACAGTACCAGCTGAAATTGAAcgtattaacatattttttttcttttgatcaGTTCCTTAAATCAAGTAGTTGATACTGATACTAGTTTACCGATAATTccaaaaattgtaagaaaataaataatcataaagatgtttttttttaaaaaataatattatagctttcttatttaaaatattgtttttttttaacttctttgtTTTCAGTGATATTCTTAAATGTTGATGTGTGTTAATGAGAAaggaaatgtatttataaacttttatttgtgatgtttatgaataaattattgtagTTGTTAGATTATGCTTATAAATTAGGGTTATATCTACTTAAAATACAGGCAagtgtatttcttttaattgatatcATTCATTCTTTGTAACTCTCAAATTTAcacaaatttctgaaaatttgttttgtatggCTCAAAACAGGTTTTGAGCCGGACATATAGGCTTTGTTGTGCAAAATTGTCTGGAAATGGTGTCTTAAgacctaattttattttattagttcaatcctaattttatttcattttattaatgattaagtTTTCACCTGTATtcagaacattaaatattattttaaaaattgtttaaaaaagtatgaatatagttacttttaaaaagaatgatttattttaatgagctaaatcactcatttttttaaaacctaaattcatcttatgatatattaattcaaaaattaatatctattatttataaattctagatataaatttgaataataagaggtatttattaaaaaaataatgttgtgttttgtaacatattttatgTTGTTGGAGGTGTGAATGACTTatgtattgatttattttcgatttaatGCCAAAGAGCTTTAAAATGAGCTTTGAAATGTATAAACACTTgaatagttcttttaaaaaatatttgaaacaaaattagttttttattgcatattgtTTGTATATGATAGGTATTTTGAGCTGATTTTGTATTGTATGctttttacacttaatttttGTATAGCTGCCAACTTGCTGAGGAAAATGCTTATTGGTAACAATCAGTGGtcagaaaaactacattattttttgtagtttatttcaattacaacTGCTTTGTTACAAATGGAGTCAACTacaaccacttttttttaaatgtagtgactacaaaTTACTTTGGAATTGTAGTAACTACTTTGAAGGAGACGAACTTTGCTGTAGAACTTATTTTACGCCTAAGTTCAAAATGACTTTGAATGAGAAATTGGCTTACATTGAATATAAgagaatatttaagaattatttcatgTTTACACGAGCTAGTTTGTTGTtccaaaacattaattttttcgaatttgctCATTTAACCTTCAACTTTTTACACCTTTTTTCGACAGcgactattttatttaaggaatGCGAAGCTATCAAATAGCTGCaattttttgattgtttaatgttcttttatttcttctaagaagtTAGGTACAACAGAAACATAAATGTTTCACGAGTCTGCACTCGCGAGTGAAAGTGTGACTAAAGTGATTACTTATCCATGT includes:
- the LOC107448876 gene encoding lysM and putative peptidoglycan-binding domain-containing protein 3, which encodes MNDVLVLNMTSNSKRRQNPSNKYDKRFTSSKRKSKNAMFEKKPLLDLDSSDEEVTLHDIRHFKKPSKHFVEASSLRKLKKPSNGNFVENTNSLDPFQNCEFLDLTIENSETLQSISVKYQCPIADIKRANNLMSDQDFYALKHLKIPVKKYSLLTELLPVASETKAEPSTIVEEGDTRTINIGIGSAGRCPSPQDTAAFFKRMDEDLVKIMLSTNSQKDSLEAATVILTAPQIQPLVKDPYDCGIQWNYLIVFIIVIAVIIPTLIALYMYMRSPHDYSSNAPNEDFHSDSKLGIETGS